The proteins below come from a single Natranaerofaba carboxydovora genomic window:
- the glyA gene encoding serine hydroxymethyltransferase has product MKAETENLKSNFNKGLKEVDPDIASIINDELNRQNEGLELIASENLVTRAIMEAQGSVLTNKYAEGYPGNRYYGGCEYVDKIEELAINRGKELFDAEHVNVQPHSGASANMAVYLSVLEPGDTVLGMKLAHGGHLTHGSAVNMSGKMFEFHHYGVKENGLLDYDEIEKTAKEVKPKMVVAGASAYPRKIDFERLSKIAKDVGAYLLVDMAHIAGLVATGLHPNPIPHADFVTTTTHKTLRGPRGGMIFCKEEYKQIIDKAIFPGLQGGPLMHVIAAKAIALKEALTDDFSKYQEQVVKNSRALAKKLNELGYDLLSGGTDNHMVLVDLRKKGLTGKEAEELLDEVEITVNKNAIPNDPEGPIVTSGLRLGAPAVTSRGFKEKEMEEVAVMIDEIVKGRGDKEVQDKVRGQVKDLVKRFPLYQ; this is encoded by the coding sequence AAGGCTGAAACTGAAAATCTTAAAAGTAATTTTAATAAAGGTTTAAAGGAAGTTGACCCGGATATAGCGTCTATAATCAATGACGAGCTAAACAGGCAAAATGAAGGACTTGAGTTAATTGCATCTGAGAACTTAGTTACTAGAGCGATAATGGAAGCACAAGGATCTGTTTTAACTAATAAGTATGCAGAAGGTTATCCGGGGAACAGGTACTATGGTGGCTGTGAGTATGTAGACAAAATTGAAGAGCTAGCAATTAACAGGGGTAAAGAACTGTTTGATGCAGAGCATGTTAATGTACAACCCCATTCAGGTGCTTCTGCTAATATGGCAGTTTATTTAAGTGTATTAGAGCCAGGAGATACAGTTCTTGGTATGAAGCTTGCTCATGGAGGACATTTAACCCACGGAAGTGCTGTTAACATGTCAGGTAAGATGTTTGAATTTCATCATTATGGTGTTAAAGAAAATGGGTTACTAGATTATGACGAAATAGAAAAAACTGCCAAAGAAGTAAAGCCTAAAATGGTGGTTGCAGGTGCGAGTGCTTATCCTAGAAAAATTGACTTTGAACGTTTGTCAAAAATAGCAAAAGATGTGGGTGCTTATCTATTAGTAGATATGGCTCATATTGCTGGTCTTGTTGCAACAGGGCTTCATCCAAATCCAATTCCACATGCTGATTTTGTAACTACAACTACACATAAAACTTTACGCGGACCACGTGGTGGAATGATCTTTTGTAAAGAAGAGTATAAACAAATAATAGACAAGGCTATATTTCCAGGTCTTCAAGGAGGACCTTTGATGCATGTTATAGCTGCAAAAGCGATAGCTCTTAAAGAAGCTTTGACAGATGATTTTTCAAAATACCAGGAACAGGTTGTTAAAAACTCAAGAGCGCTTGCCAAAAAGCTTAATGAACTTGGTTATGACCTTCTATCTGGAGGAACGGATAACCATATGGTGCTTGTGGACTTAAGGAAAAAAGGCCTGACAGGAAAAGAAGCAGAAGAGCTGCTTGATGAAGTAGAGATTACTGTTAATAAAAATGCTATCCCAAACGATCCCGAAGGACCAATTGTAACAAGTGGCCTTAGATTAGGTGCTCCTGCTGTTACTTCTAGAGGATTTAAAGAAAAAGAAATGGAAGAAGTAGCTGTAATGATTGACGAAATTGTCAAGGGTAGGGGAGATAAAGAAGTTCAAGATAAGGTTAGAGGACAGGTGAAAGATTTAGTTAAGAGATTTCCTTTGTATCAATAA